In the genome of Lonchura striata isolate bLonStr1 chromosome 22, bLonStr1.mat, whole genome shotgun sequence, one region contains:
- the ADGRD2 gene encoding LOW QUALITY PROTEIN: adhesion G protein-coupled receptor D2 (The sequence of the model RefSeq protein was modified relative to this genomic sequence to represent the inferred CDS: inserted 2 bases in 1 codon; substituted 1 base at 1 genomic stop codon), which produces MVRRDLRPDSSFFSFLVGLSRSLLAFAALAKNQTSKGFAPVTIETPRHTYEYVATALDWWQADRYCEQQFAQLLFEPQDSERGSFSKLLQSHHIRGSVWIKERDSVLHKTKRRRDHTVPVLVFRDKTDTKYVKVLSDFPALHAVTACAHLQWDTSNQEIATIFSYAVPAFMNEFQLRGFVDEEGFVRFALIVHGHHSPYLPVFRADGQWHHFCVTWQQENGTWAIYADGKRRASASGLCPVGPSAPQAILGQGTFIIGQDQDSLGGTFRAKESFSGNITDLHIWQKVLSPEYIEKVRSCGVVKQDLVFGWSSNALEVESSVQAVATQLLCPGPVEECRVLEVGSSGFSYASCLQTLPFICHYSKDAYWQLKRAQLESSHSLASRVNSLAARTVIPDSVFTSGVQDMNLSVALDVLDILATVLREEVPMLEPSDLLAVLQVLKQVSDLEIQEGDELEMLEQLGQYYMEVTQSILEEQNTGTWSSISQVIRGPMAVVELCDRMVSLLVPLLTRERTKITIQHGNIGMEVRELELSEQELSGSAYEIQTPEKGRHDLIEVPMEEMQRLKSRGLHRVTVKNMWFGYGSLQRCLSSSGTSAVSQGTAAPDGGQKYLSTTVGTAVISSTLLSEDQEISTAVRYHLQHRVQDLPDALVGPVCAFWNFSLSPDAGGMWSTAGCSVAKSLPDSTACFCNHTTNFAILLQVYEMQRTTKEEFTLQTLTFIGCGVSFCALTVTFILFLVVRVPKSERTTVHKNLILALAAGEALLMFSELAKSNQVLCFMVTAFLHLFFMAAFSWMLVEGLLLWSKVVAVNMSEGRRMKFYYVTGWGLPVLIVGVTLATSFNKYVASNHCWLNVQTNVIWAFVGPVLFILAVNSFVLLRVVMVTVASARRRSKMLTPNSSLENQMGTQLWATAKPVLVLLPVLGLTWLCGLLVPLSIVWAYVFVVLNSLQGLYIFLVYAIYNSEVRNAIQRMKDKKKALSFTNCSHPINYLSSPRNTTSWDTGKLSPAAEAALPGPVQKEPPVKNITSKGNFGPKIPMGISSIMSAERPAVELTAFKCSVSKXGTLRLFSRXEAEQLSSPHWTYEKGRNSGSQE; this is translated from the exons GTTTTGCTCCTGTCACAATTGAGACCCCCAGACACACGTATGAATACGTGGCCACTGCTCTGGACTGGTGGCAAGCTGACAGGTACTGTGAGCAGCAGTTTGCACAGCTGCTCTTTGAACCCCAGGACAGTGAGCGAGGCTCCTTCAGCAAACTGCTGCAGTCCCACCACATCCGAGGTTCTGTCTGGATAAAGGAAAGGGACAGTGTCCTGCACAAAACAAAGAGGAGAC GTGACCACACTGTACCGGTCCTGGTATTCCGAGacaaaacagacacaaaataCGTGAAAGTGCTCTCTGACTTCCCGGCACTGCATGCTGTCACAGCCTGTGCCCACCTGCAGTGGGACACCAGCAACCAGGAGATCGCCACCATCTTCTCCTACGCCGTGCCTGCCTTCATGAACGAGTTCCAGCTCCGTGGCTTTGTGGATGAGGAAGGCTTTGTTCGCTTTGCTCTCATCGTCCACGGGCACCACTCCCCTTACCTGCCTGTGTTCCGTGCCGATGGACAGTGGCATCACTTCTGCGTGACCTGGCAGCAGGAAAACGGGACCTGGGCCATCTATGCCGACGGGAAAAGGAGGGCGTCAGCCAGTGGTCTGTGTCCTGTGGGGCCATCTGCCCCCCAGGCCATCTTGGGCCAGGGCACCTTCATCATTGGGCAGGATCAAGATTCCCTGGGGGGCACCTTCAGGGCAAAGGAGTCCTTCAGTGGGAACATCACTGACCTGCACATCTGGCAGAAAGTCCTCAGCCCCGAGTACATTGAGAAAGTTCGCTCCTGCGGGGTGGTAAAGCAAGACCTTGTTTTTGGGTGGAGCTCAAATGCCCTGGAAGTGGAGAGCAGCGTTCAGGCAGTGGCCACACAGCTTCTTTGCCCAG ggcctgtggagGAATGCAGAGTTTTGGAAGTCGGCAGCAGTGGATTCAGTTATGCTTCTTGTTTGCAGACTTTGCCTTTCATCTGTCACTACAGCAAGG ATGCATACTGGCAACTGAAAAGAGCTCAGCTGGAGTCCAGTCACTCGCTCGCCAGCCGTGTGAACAGCCTTGCAGCGAGGACTGTG ATTCCTGACAGTGTCTTCACGAGTGGTGTGCAAGACATGAACCTCTCTGTGGCTCTTGATGTTCTTGATATCTTGGCAACAGTTCTGAGAGAAGAAGTGCCCATGCTTGAGCCATCCGACCTCCTTGCAGTTCTTCAAGTACTAAAACAAGTTTCGGATTTGGAAATCCAGGAGGGAGATGAGCTGGAGATGTTGGAACAGTTGGGCCAGTATTACATGGAAGTAACTCAGTCAATTCTGGAAGAGCAGAATACTGGGACATGGTCATCGATCAGCCAG GTTATCAGGGGGCCCATGGCTGTGGTTGAGCTCTGTGACAGAATGGTGTCACTCTTGGTCCCACTGCTGACCAGAGAGAGGACAAAGATCACCATCCAACATGGGAATATTG GGATGGAGgtgagggagctggagctgagcgAGCAGGAGCTGAGTGGCTCAGCATACGAGATCCAGACCCCTGAGAAAGGCAGGCACGACCTCATCGAAGTTCCCATGGAAGAAATGCAAAGGCTGAAATCCAGAG gtctCCACAGAGTCACAGTGAAGAACATGTGGTTTGGCTACGGCTCCCTGCAGCGCTGCCTGTCCAGCAGCGGCACCagcgctgtgtcccagggcacggctgcccCTGATGGGGGTCAGAA GTACCTGAGCACCACCGTGGGCACGGCTGTGATCTCCTCCACCCTGCTCAGTGAGGACCAGGAGATCAGCACGGCCGTGCGCTACCACCTGCAGCACCGTGTCCAG GACCTGCCCGATGCTCTGGTGGGGCCCGTCTGCGCCTTCTGGAACTTCAGCCTCAG CCCAGATGCTGGTGGGATGTGGTCCACAGCTGGCTGCTCTGTGGCCAAGTCTCTCCCAGACTCCACTGCCTGTTTTTGCAACCACACCACAAATTTTGCCATCCTGCTGCAGGTGTACGAGATGCAG AGGACCACCAAGGAGGAGTTCACACTGCAGACTTTGACTTTTATTGGATGTGGAGTTTCCTTCTGTGCCTTGACAGTCACCTTCATTTTGTTCTTGGTAGTTCG tgtccccaagaGTGAACGAACAACTGTGCACAAGAACCTGATCCTTGCACTGGCTGCAGGAGAAGCTCTGCTCATGTTCAGTGAGCTGGCCAAGTCCAACCAG GTGCTGTGTTTCATGGTCACTGCCTTCCTGCATCTCTTCTTCATGGCAGCCTTCTCATGGATGCTGGTAGAGGGGCTTCTCCTCTGGAGCAAAGTGGTAGCAGTCAACATGAGCGAAGGCAGGAGAATGAAGTTCTACTACGTGACAGGCTGGG GACTTCCAGTCCTTATCGTGGGGGTGACCCTTGCAACTTCCTTTAACAAGTATGTGGCATCCAACCACTGCTGGCTGAACGTGCAGACCAACGTCATCTGGGCCTTCGTGGGGCCTGTGctcttcatcctggct gtgAACAGCTTCGTGCTGCTGCGGGTGGTGATGGTGACTGTGGCCAGCGCTCGCAGGAGATCCAAGATGCTGACGCCCAACAGCAGCCTGGAGAACCAGATGGGAACACAGCTCTG GGCCACGGCCAAACCcgtcctggtgctgctgcccgtgctggggctcacctggctgTGTGGGCTCCTCGTTCCCCTCAGCATCGTTTGGGCCTATGTCTTCGTTGTGCTGAACTCCCTTCAG GGCCTGTACATATTCCTGGTCTACGCAATCTATAACAGCGAG GTGAGGAATGCCATCCAGAGGatgaaggacaagaagaaagCCCTCTCATTCACA AACTGCTCTCATCCAATCAACTACTTATCCAGTCCACGAAACACGACCTCCTGGGACACGGGGAAGCTGAGTCctgcagctgaggctgccctgccaggccCTGTGCAGAAAGAGCCTCCAGTGAAGAACATCACCAGCAAAG GAAATTTTGGACCCAAAATTCCCATGGGCATTTCATCCATTATGTCAGCCGAGAGACCG GCCGTAGAGCTGACAGCGTTCAAATGCTCAG TGTCTAAGTAGGGCACCCTCAGACTATTTTCGAG TGAAGCAGAGCAGCTTTCCTCCCCACACTGGACATATGAGAAAGGCAGAAACAGTGGCAGCCAGGAGTAG